The following is a genomic window from Leptospira selangorensis.
CCAGAAAATTTGCAAACTGTTCCCGGGCTTGGGATCACTGCTAAAGTAAACCGAAACAAAATTAAGATCGGAAAACTGGAATTTTTCGAAGATAAGGAAAGTTTACCTAAAGATTTATTAGAAATTTCCAATTCTTGGGAAAAAGAAGGTAAAACGGTAGTTTGGTCAAGATCGGAGAATGGGAAAAGTATCAACTCTAATACCGCAGCCGGCTCAACTGCAGATTCAGCCCCAGACGCCCATGTTGGAACTCCTACATGGATCATTTTCGCAATAGAAGATACAATCCGCCAAAATGCAAAATTTGCATTGGAGAAACTAGATTCTCTAGGAATAGAAACCCTACTCTTAACAGGAGATCATCAATCCGTAGCAGAAAGTATCTCTTCCAAAGTAGGGATCAAAAATGTACATGCGTCTCTTCTTCCAAAAGAGAAAGCGGAGATACTTTCCGGCCTACAATCCGAAGGAAAAACAGTTGGAATGACCGGAGACGGTATCAATGACTCTCCCGCATTAGCAAAAGCGGATGTAGGATTCGCAATGGGCACAGGAACAGGAGTCGCAATCGAAACCGCTGGAGTGGTTTTAGTAAAAGGAGATCTGGAAAAAATTGCAGAAGCGATCCTAATCGCTAAAGCCACTACCGGAAATATCAGGCAAAATTTTTTCTGGGCACTCGCATATAATACTCTAGGGATCCCGATAGCAGCTGCTGGGCTTTTAGCTCCTTGGATTGCGGGTGCTATGATGGCATTCAGTTCCGTTTCTGTGGTTCTAAATGCGCTCCGACTCAAGAAAAGGACATAAGATAAAAAATCGTTCAGTGAAATTTATCCTATAACGGGGTTCAATTTGGACCCCTCCTATTTCCGAAAATCCTAATATGGGATCGAAAAGATATCAAACATACATACTTCTTCTTTTCGCATTTCTAATTCTTCCTCTTGGGCAAACAAAGGCTGACTTGGACAGCAATAGAGCAACCGCTTTAGTCCGAGTAGAAAGAGGATTAAAACAAAACGAATTTCATTTAAAAGCGATTAACAGTACAATCTCCAATTACGGAACGGAAGAAGATAAGGCTTTATTCCGTAGATGTTTACAACATCATATAGAGACGTTCACTCTATACTTACAATTCGATCTTGCACACTCTTACGACGAGATGCGCCAGACCCAAAGATTGCTGGTGATATTATACGGTAAGATTGTGGAGGCATCCTCTTCCAGTGTGAGAAGAGAATTAGATTTTTTATCCAAGTATGCTCTCAGAACAAAAGATGCAGAGGCAAGACATCATTTGGAAATGGGCTATAGAGAATATGGAGCCTCTAACCAAAAGAAAACAATCGCAGATAATACAAGACCTTATTTACCTGGGATCAAAACCCAATACTTATACGAAGCTCTGAAATTATTAAAACAATCCAGAGAATACGTCATTCTTCTTTCTCTAAAATTCCTTTCCGATTTCGAACCGGATCTACAAACCACAGAATTCGAGGAAATTTATAATGAGATCAACCGTGCGATGTTTACCAAGGCGGACTATTATAATAGGATCCATTTCGATAACCATTTTCATATCTTCAATTCTCCGAACCTATATGAAGCTACTTGGGAAAATCCAGGCCTCCAAGAATTGGAAAAAGCTTTGGGAGATATAGATCCGGCCAGCGATCGGGCGAGAAGAATGGCAAAACGCTCCGTTATTCCCTAAAAATTCAGGAAATTTCTTTCGGCCCCTTAAAACCAGGATTGACAGAGTATCCTCCCGAAGTTATCACCTTTCTTTGTGTCGGAACTAAGTTGTCCTAATTGCGGAGCCCCGGTTCCCATCATTAATAAGGCTTCCGTGTATGCGGTTTGCTCCAGTTGTAAAACTCTATCCCTCAAAAAAGATGTGAATCTGGAAAAAATCGGCACAGCGGGAGAACTCGCAGACGATCATTCTATCATCCAACTCGGGACCCAAGGAAATTATAAAGGCACTCCATTCAGAGTCCTTGGAAGGATCCAACTTAAATTCGAATTAGGCTTCTGGAATGAATGGCATCTTATGGAAGGAGACGGAAGTTCTGCCTGGCTGGGAGAAGCTCAAGGTTCATATTATTATACAAAACTAAATGTCGGAATTCCAACAGAGAAAATACCGACCTTAGAAGGCGACGAGGATCCGATCGTGATCGCCTCGGGCAGAAGAGAAAGGATCACTCCGGGAGACAGTTTTTATTTAGGAGAAAACTGGACCCTAAAAGAGATCATGAAAGCTACTTGTATAGGTGGAGAAGGTGAACTCCCCATCGGATTCCAAACCGGATACGAAGCGATCTTATTAGATCTTGCAAGCGAAGATGGAATGTTCGGAACCTTGGACTATTCGGAATCTCCCGCATTATTATTCTCCGGAAGTTTTGCTCCATTAGAAGAACTACATTTAACCGGAATCAGGCAAGAAGAAGTAGCATACAACCAAACTCAGATCCCTGCAAAGTCGATTGAATGTAAAGGTTGTGGAGCTTCTATCAATCAATTCAGTCCCGATTTTTCTAAATCTTTGGCCTGCGAATATTGTGGCTCCGTAATGGATACCGAAAGTGATGATCTAAAAATTATCGCGAAATTCGATCAGGTTTCCAGGGATAATGTACTTCTTCCTTTAGGAACTCCTATCAAGTTGCCTAATTTTCCCGAATCAAAAGTTATCGGAGTATTAAGAAAATCTACTGAAGTAGACGATGAGACTTATACCTGGACGGATTACCTTCTCCGATACAAAGGTGGATACGCTTGGCTGAATGAGAATGGGGACAACTGGACCTATTTCGAGCCTCTTCCCGGAGTTCCAAAATGGGCGCCAGGACTAAAACGTGTTTTTCAAAAAAGATCTTATAAGTGGTTCGCTAATTCTGATTCCAATACTGATTTCGCATTAGGCGAATTCTACTGGAAAGTTTCAGCAGGGGAGAAGGCACAGATCGAGGATTTTATTTCCCCTCCTTATATGATCTCTTCCGAAAGAACCGATAAGGAACTTTTCTGGTCCAAAGGAGAATTCATTCCTTTTGATACGATGAAGTCTGCAGTTCCTTTGGACACAGCTTCTAAATTAAGAAAACCTGAAATAGTCGGAGTATGCGAACCGAACCCATTCAAGAACAGATTAAAACGAAATCTATGGGTGGCAGCAGCTCTCACTGCGGTATTTTTGGTATTCCAAATATACGGATGTATCAAGGCGAAAAACCAGGTAGTCTATCAGGGAAAATTCAAATACGTCCAAACCTCTGTGCCGAATACGGATATTGGCAGCGCTAATTTTAGAGATAATTCTTTCGTAACGGACGTATTCGAACTAAAAGGAGAAACAACTGAGAATGTGGAGATCCAGATCGAAGCTCCTAACTTGGACAATAAGTATCTATTTTTCTCGGCCGTTCTAATCAACGAAGACACGGATACAGCTTACGATACTTCTATAGAGACTAGCTATTATCATGGAGTGGATGATGGAGAATCTTGGTCGGAAGGTTCTAAATCGGATTCTAAATCTTTGGCAGAGATCCCTCCTGGAAGATATTATCTTAGATTAGAAAGCCAATCAGATTTTCCGGTCGGATGGGGCTCAGAATACAGCGTAAAGATAGTAAGAGATGTGATGAGCCCTGCTCCATTTTTCTTATTTTCTATCTTTCTATGGCTTCCTTTGATTTACACTTTTTTCAGAAGTTATTCTTTCGAATCCAAAAGAGTTTAAGGATTTATTATGTGGAATTTTTTAAAAGGTCTTGTTTATCCATTTTTCGCAGCATCATTAGGCCTCGGATTTTTTTCGGAATATACAAAAGGTGGAGCCAGCACTGATTTCGAAGAAGTAAACCAGGTCCCTAAAACCGTAAGACAAAACCCTGGGATCTATCGTTCTCATTACGCTTGGTTCACCAGAAATTTCCCAGGGGGAAAATAAACTGCAGAGAGCCTTATTAATCTCCGTCTTAATACTTTCTTCCTGCGGTTTAGTATACGAGCTATTAGCAGGCACCGTAGCGAGTTATTTACTCGGAGAAACGGTCACTCAGTTTTCCTTAGTCATCGGAGTTTATCTATTCTCCATGGGAATCGGAAGTTGGCTTTCCCGCTACCTGATAGAGGATCTAATCCCTAAATTTTTAGATGTAGAGCTCGCGTTAGGATTATTAGGCGGATTCAGCGCGGCGATACTATTCTTAAGTTTTGGACAGACCAGGATTTTCCAAATTCCACTATTTACCATTGTGGTCGCAGTTGGAACATTGGTGGGAATGGAGATACCTCTGCTTCTCCGTATCCTAAAAAACAAATTAGGATTTCGTGATATGGTCTCCAAGGTGCTTAGCTTGGATTATGCCGGAGCACTTTTGGCTTCCTTGGCATTTCCGATCTTCTTCGCACCTAAATTAGGAATGGTGAGGACTTCCTTCTTTTTTGGATTACTGAATGCCGGAACAGCGTTATGGGGGACATTCGTCCTTCCATTATCCAAAAAACATAAAAACCTATTAAGAGCCAAGTCGGCCCTGGTATTGACCTTACTTGGATTAGGCTTCGCATTTTCAGAGATGATCACTTATTACAGTGAAGAAAATCTTTTTTCGGACGAGATCATCTACTCTAAACAAACCAATTTCCAAAAGATCATAGTTACCAGATATAAAAGTGAACTTAGACTCTTTTTGAACGGACATTTACAATTCAGTTCCAGAGATGAATATAGATACCACGAAACATTGGCGCATCCGGCCCTTCTATCTCACCCGAACCCAAAAAGAGTATTGGTATTAGGAGGAGGAGACGGTTTAGCAGTCAGAGAGATACTAAAGTATCCAAGTGTAGAATCGATCACCTTGGTGGACTTGGATCCTGAGATGACACGTATTTTTTCGGAACAACCGGTTCTTACGGAGATCAACGGATCTAGTTTAAAAAACCCTAAAGTAAAAGTACAGAACGCGGACGCTTTTTTATGGTTAGAAGAATCTAGTTCGGTATTCGACGTGGTGTTAATAGACTTCCCGGATCCGAGTAACTTCTCTATCGGAAAATTATATAGTACAGCATTTTACAGAAGTTTAAAAAGAAGACTCAACGAATTCTCAGTCGTAGAGATACAGTCCACTTCTCCTTTATTCGCAAGAATGTCTTTCTGGTGTGTAGAAGCCACCCTCAAGGAATCCGGGTTTAATACTAGAGCATTGCATGTATATGTTCCTTCTTTCGGAGAATGGGGATTTATTTTAGGATCTGTGGGCAAACTGGGAGGATACAGAAAAGATCTACCCGCTGGATTAAAATTCCTGAATGAAACAGAACTTAAATCTATTTCTGAATTTCCTCAAGATATGTCCAGGGTGCCGACTGAACCGAATCGATTGGATAACCAAAGTCTTGTACGTTATTACGACCAAGAATGGAATCGTATCTTAGATTAGAAAGATTCCGAACTTTTACCTTTTCTTAGGTTCCCAAAATTTCAAACGCCTACCAATTTTTCGAAACTAGGATTCTTTCTTAAAAAATGGAAAGGACTTCCCTAAACTTATAAAGACTTAAAAATATAGGAAAAAGAGGACTTTCTTAGATGAACCGTAAACTTAAAAATATCTCATTCGTTTTATTATTCTTACTATGTGTTTCAACTTCCTATGCTCAATCCGGAACCACGGAAACCACGTTACACGATTTCATGGAAGATTATACTAAACCTGCTTCCAAAAAAGCTAAAAAGGGAGATAAGGTCGCTCTCGAAAGGATCTTAAAAGAAGTCCCGAACTGGGCTTTGGATGAACAAAAAACAAAATGGAAAGAGATCACCGACAAGGCTCTTGCATCAGGAGATCTGGAATCATCCTGTAAAAACTGTCATAAAGAATACAAAAAAGAATATAAGAAGAGCTATAGAAAACGCCCGATCCAAGTTTCCAACGAGCTAATCAGCTTTTTGAAAAACTCGAAGTAATTTCCTTAATTCCACTCTCATCGGGGATCGGTAAATAATCTAGGACGAGAAAAGTTAGGTCGTCTTCGAAATGTTTTCTGTTCCCCGTAAAATTCCTTACAGTAGCAAACAGATCCTCGCCAAGTTTCTCTCCAGGCGATTGCATATGATCACTTAACAATTTATAAAATCTCTGGAATCCGAAAATTTCCCCACTTTTACTTCGGGCTTCTGTGATCCCGTCGGTATATACGATCAAACGATCTCCGGGTTTCATCTGGAATTCGACAACGGAGTTTTTCAGATTCGGATCCATTCCCATGATCCAACCTGGTAAAAATATCTCCTTAGTCTCACCGGATTCTTTGTCAATAGCAACGATCGGAGGATGTCCTGCATTTGAGTAAGTCACTTTCCCATTCGCAGGGTCGACTATAAGATAAGCTGCGGTGATAAAATGTTTTCCATACTTACCGCTTAAAGATCTATTAATACTTCTTAAAACTTCTGCAGGATCTTCATTCTTTCTAGATTCAATCGAGAATGCCAACTTCACCATGGAAGAAATGATCGCTGCAGGAACACCATGGCCTGAAACATCGGATAAAAATATACCTAACTTACCGGATTCCAAATATTGGAAATCGTAGAAGTCACCTCCCACAGAACTGGCAAACTCTCCTCTTACGGAAAGTTTTAGATTTTTTACTTCAGGCAAACGATCCGGAAGAATAGATTCTTGTAGCTCTCTCGCGATCTTAAGCTCTTGCTCGATCTCGGTTAACTTCAATTGGCTTTCGTAATTTTCTAATCGAGCCTGCAAAGAATCTTTCTCTAATGTTTTGATCCTATCCGCCAAAGCAAAAGAAAGTAAAGTCATCTCAACCAAAGAACCGAATTGAGCAGACCAATGAGTAAGCTCGGTATCCTGAATAATGGACAGATTCCTAAGAGCAGTGATCAAAACGAAAAGGATCAGAACAGACCATGCCAATAGAAAATAACGTGCAGGACGATATCCCCTTCTCAAACGGATCGCAGCCGAATAGATCACCAAAACTGCAGCCAGGAAAGGATACCAGGAAACCGCCCAGATCATCGGCCCATAAATGCTGGAGAATAAAGAGGCAATAAATCCTAAAATCGCAAACGCCGACAATATTAAGAACGCATAATTCTTCCAACCGGTCTCTCTTTCCATATGTAAGAAGGAACGAGTAAATAAAAGTGAAAATGCAACGGATAAGAAAGCAAATCCTGTCAGATAATCATTCCAAGAAGTAGCTGGAGCAGGGATCAGATACTGTGCACCGACTCCAGTGACTGACATCTGCCAAAGTCCATAAAACAATAAATATAGAACGTAGAAGAAATAACTGGAATCCTTAACTACAAACGCAAGAAATCCGTTATATACCAACATGATCCCAATCGCTCCGAAGAAAATCCCCAAGAATAGGTTCTCCATTTGGATATGAGCTGCGAATTCTTTAGGAGCCCAGGCTTGAAAATTCAAAACTAGAGATCTTCTTGTAGAAGCGTGAATTAAAAATTCTTCCTGTTTGTTTGGAGGAGTTTCTATTAAGAATGCGGGTTGGATGTACGACATCCTCATATCCCTAGAAAGTTCAGACCATGCCCATCCCCCCGGCCCCCATACTCTTTTAAAAACGGTAAGGTTTTCCATTCCCGGGTTATTCAAAACTAAATACCAGGAGATCGTTCCTTCTTTAGGAGGAGCTTGTATCTTGAACTTTATTAAAAACTGATCATCAGTGAAACTGTAAGATAGACTGTCTTTATCCATTCTGGTCCAGTCACCAATTTCCAAGTCAGTAGGAGTTTTCACTTCTCCAGGACGGATCTTTCGGATAAATGTAAATTTATTTATGGGAGTTCCGGACATAGAACCGGAGATCGGAAAAACAGGAACATCTTCCTGAGAGTATAGAGAACCTATACCTAGGATGAGGATCAGCAGAATGAAGCTGATATTCCGAATTTTTCGGAAAATATTCACCAAAAATCTCCCTAACCGGGAAGACTTTTTGCCCCGGCCAATTTACAAATATAATGAAACTGTTCTTCGTTAACCGGTTGGATCGATAGTCTACCACCCGGCTGCAAAAGGATCATTCCTTTTAGTTGCCCGTGGGATCTTAATTCTTCTAGCGAAATTGGGCGAGAAAATTTTTCCTTAAATTTCACATCCACCATGAACCAGGTCGGTTTTTGTGGATCACTTTTTGGATCATAATACTTATGTTTCTTATCAAAAGCGAAATGATCCGGATAACCTTCTTTGACTACTTCCGCAAGTCCTGCCACATGAGGGGGTTTACAACTGCTATGGTAGAATAGGATGAGATCCTTTTTTTTGATCTCATCCCTTAGGTAATTTCTTGCTCCGTAACCTCTGACTC
Proteins encoded in this region:
- a CDS encoding adhesin OmpL37 family surface protein, which encodes MGSKRYQTYILLLFAFLILPLGQTKADLDSNRATALVRVERGLKQNEFHLKAINSTISNYGTEEDKALFRRCLQHHIETFTLYLQFDLAHSYDEMRQTQRLLVILYGKIVEASSSSVRRELDFLSKYALRTKDAEARHHLEMGYREYGASNQKKTIADNTRPYLPGIKTQYLYEALKLLKQSREYVILLSLKFLSDFEPDLQTTEFEEIYNEINRAMFTKADYYNRIHFDNHFHIFNSPNLYEATWENPGLQELEKALGDIDPASDRARRMAKRSVIP
- a CDS encoding DUF4178 domain-containing protein, yielding MSELSCPNCGAPVPIINKASVYAVCSSCKTLSLKKDVNLEKIGTAGELADDHSIIQLGTQGNYKGTPFRVLGRIQLKFELGFWNEWHLMEGDGSSAWLGEAQGSYYYTKLNVGIPTEKIPTLEGDEDPIVIASGRRERITPGDSFYLGENWTLKEIMKATCIGGEGELPIGFQTGYEAILLDLASEDGMFGTLDYSESPALLFSGSFAPLEELHLTGIRQEEVAYNQTQIPAKSIECKGCGASINQFSPDFSKSLACEYCGSVMDTESDDLKIIAKFDQVSRDNVLLPLGTPIKLPNFPESKVIGVLRKSTEVDDETYTWTDYLLRYKGGYAWLNENGDNWTYFEPLPGVPKWAPGLKRVFQKRSYKWFANSDSNTDFALGEFYWKVSAGEKAQIEDFISPPYMISSERTDKELFWSKGEFIPFDTMKSAVPLDTASKLRKPEIVGVCEPNPFKNRLKRNLWVAAALTAVFLVFQIYGCIKAKNQVVYQGKFKYVQTSVPNTDIGSANFRDNSFVTDVFELKGETTENVEIQIEAPNLDNKYLFFSAVLINEDTDTAYDTSIETSYYHGVDDGESWSEGSKSDSKSLAEIPPGRYYLRLESQSDFPVGWGSEYSVKIVRDVMSPAPFFLFSIFLWLPLIYTFFRSYSFESKRV
- a CDS encoding polyamine aminopropyltransferase, with translation MQRALLISVLILSSCGLVYELLAGTVASYLLGETVTQFSLVIGVYLFSMGIGSWLSRYLIEDLIPKFLDVELALGLLGGFSAAILFLSFGQTRIFQIPLFTIVVAVGTLVGMEIPLLLRILKNKLGFRDMVSKVLSLDYAGALLASLAFPIFFAPKLGMVRTSFFFGLLNAGTALWGTFVLPLSKKHKNLLRAKSALVLTLLGLGFAFSEMITYYSEENLFSDEIIYSKQTNFQKIIVTRYKSELRLFLNGHLQFSSRDEYRYHETLAHPALLSHPNPKRVLVLGGGDGLAVREILKYPSVESITLVDLDPEMTRIFSEQPVLTEINGSSLKNPKVKVQNADAFLWLEESSSVFDVVLIDFPDPSNFSIGKLYSTAFYRSLKRRLNEFSVVEIQSTSPLFARMSFWCVEATLKESGFNTRALHVYVPSFGEWGFILGSVGKLGGYRKDLPAGLKFLNETELKSISEFPQDMSRVPTEPNRLDNQSLVRYYDQEWNRILD
- a CDS encoding PP2C family protein-serine/threonine phosphatase; this translates as MNIFRKIRNISFILLILILGIGSLYSQEDVPVFPISGSMSGTPINKFTFIRKIRPGEVKTPTDLEIGDWTRMDKDSLSYSFTDDQFLIKFKIQAPPKEGTISWYLVLNNPGMENLTVFKRVWGPGGWAWSELSRDMRMSYIQPAFLIETPPNKQEEFLIHASTRRSLVLNFQAWAPKEFAAHIQMENLFLGIFFGAIGIMLVYNGFLAFVVKDSSYFFYVLYLLFYGLWQMSVTGVGAQYLIPAPATSWNDYLTGFAFLSVAFSLLFTRSFLHMERETGWKNYAFLILSAFAILGFIASLFSSIYGPMIWAVSWYPFLAAVLVIYSAAIRLRRGYRPARYFLLAWSVLILFVLITALRNLSIIQDTELTHWSAQFGSLVEMTLLSFALADRIKTLEKDSLQARLENYESQLKLTEIEQELKIARELQESILPDRLPEVKNLKLSVRGEFASSVGGDFYDFQYLESGKLGIFLSDVSGHGVPAAIISSMVKLAFSIESRKNEDPAEVLRSINRSLSGKYGKHFITAAYLIVDPANGKVTYSNAGHPPIVAIDKESGETKEIFLPGWIMGMDPNLKNSVVEFQMKPGDRLIVYTDGITEARSKSGEIFGFQRFYKLLSDHMQSPGEKLGEDLFATVRNFTGNRKHFEDDLTFLVLDYLPIPDESGIKEITSSFSKS
- a CDS encoding EVE domain-containing protein; its protein translation is MKFWLFKTEPDVFSIDTLASSPGKTAPWEGVRGYGARNYLRDEIKKKDLILFYHSSCKPPHVAGLAEVVKEGYPDHFAFDKKHKYYDPKSDPQKPTWFMVDVKFKEKFSRPISLEELRSHGQLKGMILLQPGGRLSIQPVNEEQFHYICKLAGAKSLPG